In one Serinus canaria isolate serCan28SL12 chromosome 2, serCan2020, whole genome shotgun sequence genomic region, the following are encoded:
- the ACBD5 gene encoding acyl-CoA-binding domain-containing protein 5 isoform X1 has product MAETGSLHATRFEAAVKVIQSLPKNGSFQPTNEMMLKFYSFYKQATQGPCNIPRPGFWDPIGRYKWDAWSALGNMSKEEAMIAYVDEMKKILESMPMTDKVEELLQVIGPFYEIVEDKKNRGSDLTSVRMEKVSKYLEDLSNVMNSSPNIKAVNGKAESSDSGAESEDDGLREEEEKEVQINGKDYKNVKPESAAAKDLEGIVSNGCYKDSFIPDMQNGIQTKSALNGLSPEEETNKMEPSLEIAQNAAHKGASEESTEEISAAQHLTSDSDSEVYCDSMEQLGLEEPLETITSAKGSLKHSSHFLDVDHSSLLENTDFPRRTCMTYGNLQPGNTGEGVAEEQGEVKCGGEDGKASNGGPHKEKKGGEKADFYSVRRGRGHRLQPLGDGSQGGQMGSGGDGERWGSDRGPQGSLNEQIAVVLMRLQEDMQNVLQRLHMLEAVAASQAKSATLQSNYQPASSVKKPSWWPFEISPGILAFAIVWPFIAQWLVHVYHQRKRRLSTSLM; this is encoded by the exons ATGGCCGAGACCGGCTCTCTGCACGCCACCAGGTTCGAGGCAGCCGTGAAGGTGATCCAGAGCCTGCCCAAAAATG GCTCATTCCAGCCAACGAATGAAATGATGCTCAAGTTCTATAGCTTTTATAAGCAAGCGACCCAAGGACCCTGTAACATTCCTCGACCTGGATTTTGGGATCCAATTGGTAGATACAAATG GGATGCTTGGAGTGCCTTGGGAAACATGTCCAAAGAAGAAGCCATGATAGCCTATGTTGATGAAATGAAAAAG ATTCTTGAGAGTATGCCAATGACGGACAAAGTTGAAGAGTTACTCCAAGTAATAGGCCCATTCTATGAAATAGTAGAAGATAAAAAGAACAGAGGATCTGACCTAACATCAG TTCGAATGGAGAAAGTCTCTAAGTATTTGGAAG aCCTTAGTAATGTTATGAATTCCTCTCCAAATATAAAAGCTGtaaatggaaaagctgaaagcagCGATAGTGGAGCAGAATCAGAAGACGATGGGCTTcgtgaagaggaagaaaaagaagtgcaGATAAATGGAAAAG attATAAGAATGTGAAACCCGAATCAGCAGCTGCTAAGGATTTGGAAGGCATTGTTAGTAATGGCTGTTACAAGGACAGCTTTATCCCAGATATGCAGAATGGCATCCAGACCAAATCTGCCTTGAATGGCTTGAGCCCAgaggaagaaacaaataaaatggaGCCAAGCCTAGAAATAGCTCAGAATGCTGCTCACAAAG GTGCAAGTGAAGAGAGTACTGAAGAGatctcagcagctcagcacttAACCAGTGATTCAGACAGTGAAGTTTATTGTGACTCTATGGAGCAGCTTGGACTAGAAGAG CCCTTGGAGACCATCACATCTGCTAAAGGATCTTTAAAGCATTCATCCCATTTCTTGGATGTAGATCACAGTTCTCTGTTAGAAAATACGGATTTTCCAAGGCGAACTTGCATGACTTATGGGAATCTCCAGCCTGGAAATACTGGAGAGGGAGTAGCTGAAGAACAAGGTGAAGTCAAATGTGGAGGAGAAGATGGCAAAGCCAGTAATGGGGGTCctcacaaggagaaaaaaggtggagaaaaagcagatttctaCAGTGTCAGAAGAGGGAGAG GGCATAGACTTCAGCCTTTAGGAGATGGTTCCCAGGGTGGCCAGATGGGCAGTGGAGGGGACGGCGAGCGCTGGGGCTCCGACAGAGgcccccagggcagcctcaATGAGCAGATTGCAGTGGTGCTGATGCGGCTGCAGGAGGACATGCAGAATGTCCTGCAGAGGCTGCATATGCTGGAGGCTGTTGCAGCATCACAG GCAAAATCTGCAACACTACAGTCAAATTACCAGCCTGCCTCCTCTGTCAAg aAACCATCATGGTGGCCCTTTGAAATTTCTCCTGGTATTCTAGCTTTTGCTATTGTTTGGCCATTTATTGCCCAGTGGTTGGTACATGTGTATCACCAAAGAAAGCGAAG GTTGTCCACGTCTCTCATGTAG
- the ACBD5 gene encoding acyl-CoA-binding domain-containing protein 5 isoform X2, which translates to MAETGSLHATRFEAAVKVIQSLPKNGSFQPTNEMMLKFYSFYKQATQGPCNIPRPGFWDPIGRYKWDAWSALGNMSKEEAMIAYVDEMKKILESMPMTDKVEELLQVIGPFYEIVEDKKNRGSDLTSVRMEKVSKYLEDLSNVMNSSPNIKAVNGKAESSDSGAESEDDGLREEEEKEVQINGKDYKNVKPESAAAKDLEGIVSNGCYKDSFIPDMQNGIQTKSALNGLSPEEETNKMEPSLEIAQNAAHKGASEESTEEISAAQHLTSDSDSEVYCDSMEQLGLEEPLETITSAKGSLKHSSHFLDVDHSSLLENTDFPRRTCMTYGNLQPGNTGEGVAEEQGEVKCGGEDGKASNGGPHKEKKGGEKADFYSVRRGRGHRLQPLGDGSQGGQMGSGGDGERWGSDRGPQGSLNEQIAVVLMRLQEDMQNVLQRLHMLEAVAASQAKSATLQSNYQPASSVKKPSWWPFEISPGILAFAIVWPFIAQWLVHVYHQRKRRKLN; encoded by the exons ATGGCCGAGACCGGCTCTCTGCACGCCACCAGGTTCGAGGCAGCCGTGAAGGTGATCCAGAGCCTGCCCAAAAATG GCTCATTCCAGCCAACGAATGAAATGATGCTCAAGTTCTATAGCTTTTATAAGCAAGCGACCCAAGGACCCTGTAACATTCCTCGACCTGGATTTTGGGATCCAATTGGTAGATACAAATG GGATGCTTGGAGTGCCTTGGGAAACATGTCCAAAGAAGAAGCCATGATAGCCTATGTTGATGAAATGAAAAAG ATTCTTGAGAGTATGCCAATGACGGACAAAGTTGAAGAGTTACTCCAAGTAATAGGCCCATTCTATGAAATAGTAGAAGATAAAAAGAACAGAGGATCTGACCTAACATCAG TTCGAATGGAGAAAGTCTCTAAGTATTTGGAAG aCCTTAGTAATGTTATGAATTCCTCTCCAAATATAAAAGCTGtaaatggaaaagctgaaagcagCGATAGTGGAGCAGAATCAGAAGACGATGGGCTTcgtgaagaggaagaaaaagaagtgcaGATAAATGGAAAAG attATAAGAATGTGAAACCCGAATCAGCAGCTGCTAAGGATTTGGAAGGCATTGTTAGTAATGGCTGTTACAAGGACAGCTTTATCCCAGATATGCAGAATGGCATCCAGACCAAATCTGCCTTGAATGGCTTGAGCCCAgaggaagaaacaaataaaatggaGCCAAGCCTAGAAATAGCTCAGAATGCTGCTCACAAAG GTGCAAGTGAAGAGAGTACTGAAGAGatctcagcagctcagcacttAACCAGTGATTCAGACAGTGAAGTTTATTGTGACTCTATGGAGCAGCTTGGACTAGAAGAG CCCTTGGAGACCATCACATCTGCTAAAGGATCTTTAAAGCATTCATCCCATTTCTTGGATGTAGATCACAGTTCTCTGTTAGAAAATACGGATTTTCCAAGGCGAACTTGCATGACTTATGGGAATCTCCAGCCTGGAAATACTGGAGAGGGAGTAGCTGAAGAACAAGGTGAAGTCAAATGTGGAGGAGAAGATGGCAAAGCCAGTAATGGGGGTCctcacaaggagaaaaaaggtggagaaaaagcagatttctaCAGTGTCAGAAGAGGGAGAG GGCATAGACTTCAGCCTTTAGGAGATGGTTCCCAGGGTGGCCAGATGGGCAGTGGAGGGGACGGCGAGCGCTGGGGCTCCGACAGAGgcccccagggcagcctcaATGAGCAGATTGCAGTGGTGCTGATGCGGCTGCAGGAGGACATGCAGAATGTCCTGCAGAGGCTGCATATGCTGGAGGCTGTTGCAGCATCACAG GCAAAATCTGCAACACTACAGTCAAATTACCAGCCTGCCTCCTCTGTCAAg aAACCATCATGGTGGCCCTTTGAAATTTCTCCTGGTATTCTAGCTTTTGCTATTGTTTGGCCATTTATTGCCCAGTGGTTGGTACATGTGTATCACCAAAGAAAGCGAAG AAAACTGAACTGA
- the ACBD5 gene encoding acyl-CoA-binding domain-containing protein 5 isoform X3 translates to MAETGSLHATRFEAAVKVIQSLPKNGSFQPTNEMMLKFYSFYKQATQGPCNIPRPGFWDPIGRYKWDAWSALGNMSKEEAMIAYVDEMKKILESMPMTDKVEELLQVIGPFYEIVEDKKNRGSDLTSVRMEKVSKYLEDLSNVMNSSPNIKAVNGKAESSDSGAESEDDGLREEEEKEVQINGKDYKNVKPESAAAKDLEGIVSNGCYKDSFIPDMQNGIQTKSALNGLSPEEETNKMEPSLEIAQNAAHKGASEESTEEISAAQHLTSDSDSEVYCDSMEQLGLEEPLETITSAKGSLKHSSHFLDVDHSSLLENTDFPRRTCMTYGNLQPGNTGEGVAEEQGEVKCGGEDGKASNGGPHKEKKGGEKADFYSVRRGRGHRLQPLGDGSQGGQMGSGGDGERWGSDRGPQGSLNEQIAVVLMRLQEDMQNVLQRLHMLEAVAASQAKSATLQSNYQPASSVKKTELRIHDYV, encoded by the exons ATGGCCGAGACCGGCTCTCTGCACGCCACCAGGTTCGAGGCAGCCGTGAAGGTGATCCAGAGCCTGCCCAAAAATG GCTCATTCCAGCCAACGAATGAAATGATGCTCAAGTTCTATAGCTTTTATAAGCAAGCGACCCAAGGACCCTGTAACATTCCTCGACCTGGATTTTGGGATCCAATTGGTAGATACAAATG GGATGCTTGGAGTGCCTTGGGAAACATGTCCAAAGAAGAAGCCATGATAGCCTATGTTGATGAAATGAAAAAG ATTCTTGAGAGTATGCCAATGACGGACAAAGTTGAAGAGTTACTCCAAGTAATAGGCCCATTCTATGAAATAGTAGAAGATAAAAAGAACAGAGGATCTGACCTAACATCAG TTCGAATGGAGAAAGTCTCTAAGTATTTGGAAG aCCTTAGTAATGTTATGAATTCCTCTCCAAATATAAAAGCTGtaaatggaaaagctgaaagcagCGATAGTGGAGCAGAATCAGAAGACGATGGGCTTcgtgaagaggaagaaaaagaagtgcaGATAAATGGAAAAG attATAAGAATGTGAAACCCGAATCAGCAGCTGCTAAGGATTTGGAAGGCATTGTTAGTAATGGCTGTTACAAGGACAGCTTTATCCCAGATATGCAGAATGGCATCCAGACCAAATCTGCCTTGAATGGCTTGAGCCCAgaggaagaaacaaataaaatggaGCCAAGCCTAGAAATAGCTCAGAATGCTGCTCACAAAG GTGCAAGTGAAGAGAGTACTGAAGAGatctcagcagctcagcacttAACCAGTGATTCAGACAGTGAAGTTTATTGTGACTCTATGGAGCAGCTTGGACTAGAAGAG CCCTTGGAGACCATCACATCTGCTAAAGGATCTTTAAAGCATTCATCCCATTTCTTGGATGTAGATCACAGTTCTCTGTTAGAAAATACGGATTTTCCAAGGCGAACTTGCATGACTTATGGGAATCTCCAGCCTGGAAATACTGGAGAGGGAGTAGCTGAAGAACAAGGTGAAGTCAAATGTGGAGGAGAAGATGGCAAAGCCAGTAATGGGGGTCctcacaaggagaaaaaaggtggagaaaaagcagatttctaCAGTGTCAGAAGAGGGAGAG GGCATAGACTTCAGCCTTTAGGAGATGGTTCCCAGGGTGGCCAGATGGGCAGTGGAGGGGACGGCGAGCGCTGGGGCTCCGACAGAGgcccccagggcagcctcaATGAGCAGATTGCAGTGGTGCTGATGCGGCTGCAGGAGGACATGCAGAATGTCCTGCAGAGGCTGCATATGCTGGAGGCTGTTGCAGCATCACAG GCAAAATCTGCAACACTACAGTCAAATTACCAGCCTGCCTCCTCTGTCAAg AAAACTGAACTGAGAATTCATGACTATGTTTAA
- the ACBD5 gene encoding acyl-CoA-binding domain-containing protein 5 isoform X4 codes for MAETGSLHATRFEAAVKVIQSLPKNGSFQPTNEMMLKFYSFYKQATQGPCNIPRPGFWDPIGRYKWDAWSALGNMSKEEAMIAYVDEMKKILESMPMTDKVEELLQVIGPFYEIVEDKKNRGSDLTSDLSNVMNSSPNIKAVNGKAESSDSGAESEDDGLREEEEKEVQINGKDYKNVKPESAAAKDLEGIVSNGCYKDSFIPDMQNGIQTKSALNGLSPEEETNKMEPSLEIAQNAAHKGASEESTEEISAAQHLTSDSDSEVYCDSMEQLGLEEPLETITSAKGSLKHSSHFLDVDHSSLLENTDFPRRTCMTYGNLQPGNTGEGVAEEQGEVKCGGEDGKASNGGPHKEKKGGEKADFYSVRRGRGHRLQPLGDGSQGGQMGSGGDGERWGSDRGPQGSLNEQIAVVLMRLQEDMQNVLQRLHMLEAVAASQAKSATLQSNYQPASSVKKPSWWPFEISPGILAFAIVWPFIAQWLVHVYHQRKRR; via the exons ATGGCCGAGACCGGCTCTCTGCACGCCACCAGGTTCGAGGCAGCCGTGAAGGTGATCCAGAGCCTGCCCAAAAATG GCTCATTCCAGCCAACGAATGAAATGATGCTCAAGTTCTATAGCTTTTATAAGCAAGCGACCCAAGGACCCTGTAACATTCCTCGACCTGGATTTTGGGATCCAATTGGTAGATACAAATG GGATGCTTGGAGTGCCTTGGGAAACATGTCCAAAGAAGAAGCCATGATAGCCTATGTTGATGAAATGAAAAAG ATTCTTGAGAGTATGCCAATGACGGACAAAGTTGAAGAGTTACTCCAAGTAATAGGCCCATTCTATGAAATAGTAGAAGATAAAAAGAACAGAGGATCTGACCTAACATCAG aCCTTAGTAATGTTATGAATTCCTCTCCAAATATAAAAGCTGtaaatggaaaagctgaaagcagCGATAGTGGAGCAGAATCAGAAGACGATGGGCTTcgtgaagaggaagaaaaagaagtgcaGATAAATGGAAAAG attATAAGAATGTGAAACCCGAATCAGCAGCTGCTAAGGATTTGGAAGGCATTGTTAGTAATGGCTGTTACAAGGACAGCTTTATCCCAGATATGCAGAATGGCATCCAGACCAAATCTGCCTTGAATGGCTTGAGCCCAgaggaagaaacaaataaaatggaGCCAAGCCTAGAAATAGCTCAGAATGCTGCTCACAAAG GTGCAAGTGAAGAGAGTACTGAAGAGatctcagcagctcagcacttAACCAGTGATTCAGACAGTGAAGTTTATTGTGACTCTATGGAGCAGCTTGGACTAGAAGAG CCCTTGGAGACCATCACATCTGCTAAAGGATCTTTAAAGCATTCATCCCATTTCTTGGATGTAGATCACAGTTCTCTGTTAGAAAATACGGATTTTCCAAGGCGAACTTGCATGACTTATGGGAATCTCCAGCCTGGAAATACTGGAGAGGGAGTAGCTGAAGAACAAGGTGAAGTCAAATGTGGAGGAGAAGATGGCAAAGCCAGTAATGGGGGTCctcacaaggagaaaaaaggtggagaaaaagcagatttctaCAGTGTCAGAAGAGGGAGAG GGCATAGACTTCAGCCTTTAGGAGATGGTTCCCAGGGTGGCCAGATGGGCAGTGGAGGGGACGGCGAGCGCTGGGGCTCCGACAGAGgcccccagggcagcctcaATGAGCAGATTGCAGTGGTGCTGATGCGGCTGCAGGAGGACATGCAGAATGTCCTGCAGAGGCTGCATATGCTGGAGGCTGTTGCAGCATCACAG GCAAAATCTGCAACACTACAGTCAAATTACCAGCCTGCCTCCTCTGTCAAg aAACCATCATGGTGGCCCTTTGAAATTTCTCCTGGTATTCTAGCTTTTGCTATTGTTTGGCCATTTATTGCCCAGTGGTTGGTACATGTGTATCACCAAAGAAAGCGAAGGTAA